Proteins found in one Litorihabitans aurantiacus genomic segment:
- a CDS encoding FtsW/RodA/SpoVE family cell cycle protein, translating to MVTIEALTPSRSRWRELALLLPAVAIGVYAYLQVGLATDGAPPADLWSVAALLGGVGLAVHLVLRWRAPYADQIMLPLVVALNGIGLAMIARVHAGLRGRDVAWDQDPSRQMMWIAVGAVAALVVLVLLRDHRTLRRYTWTALVAGIALLLLPLVPGIGLTINGSQLWVRMGPLTLQPAELAKLCFAVFFAGYLVTHRDTLTLAGRKVLGITLPRLRDLGPILLAWAVSVGVLLSQRELGTSILLFGLFIAMLYVATERLSWVIIGGLLTLGGVAVVAANVGYVQARFDVWLHALDPEIYGRNPGGSGQIVSGLFGMAGGGLFGTGWGEGYPHLTYSANADMIMPSIAEEIGLVGIIAVLLMYVLLAQRGLRTAIGIRDGFGKLLASGLAFIVALQCFIVVGGATRVIPLSGLTMPFLAAGGSSLLANWIILALLLRLSDGARRPGSVVEQAPIAVVPAARIPAAARTGSPGDTTPSDATEVREA from the coding sequence ATGGTCACCATCGAGGCCCTGACCCCCTCGCGCAGCCGCTGGCGCGAGCTCGCGCTGCTGCTGCCCGCCGTCGCGATCGGCGTCTACGCCTACCTCCAGGTGGGCCTCGCGACCGACGGCGCGCCGCCCGCCGACCTGTGGAGCGTCGCGGCGCTGCTGGGCGGCGTCGGGCTGGCGGTCCACCTCGTGCTGCGGTGGCGCGCGCCCTACGCCGACCAGATCATGCTGCCGCTCGTGGTGGCGCTGAACGGCATCGGGCTGGCGATGATCGCCCGCGTGCACGCGGGGCTGCGGGGCCGGGACGTCGCCTGGGACCAGGACCCGTCGCGGCAGATGATGTGGATCGCCGTCGGCGCCGTGGCAGCCCTCGTCGTGCTCGTGCTGCTGCGCGACCACCGCACGCTGCGCCGCTACACCTGGACCGCGCTCGTGGCGGGCATCGCCCTGCTGCTGCTGCCCCTCGTGCCGGGCATCGGGCTCACGATCAACGGGTCGCAGCTGTGGGTGCGGATGGGTCCGCTCACGCTGCAGCCCGCCGAGCTGGCCAAGCTGTGCTTCGCCGTGTTCTTCGCCGGCTACCTCGTCACGCACCGCGACACCCTCACGCTCGCGGGGCGCAAGGTCCTCGGCATCACGCTGCCGCGGCTGCGCGACCTCGGCCCGATCCTGCTGGCGTGGGCCGTGAGCGTCGGTGTGCTCCTGAGCCAGCGCGAGCTGGGCACCTCGATCCTGCTGTTCGGCCTCTTCATCGCGATGCTCTACGTCGCGACCGAGCGGCTGTCCTGGGTCATCATCGGCGGGCTGCTCACGCTCGGGGGCGTCGCCGTCGTGGCCGCCAACGTCGGCTACGTGCAGGCGCGCTTCGACGTCTGGCTGCACGCGCTCGACCCCGAGATCTACGGCCGCAACCCGGGCGGCTCGGGGCAGATCGTCTCGGGGCTGTTCGGGATGGCCGGCGGTGGGCTGTTCGGCACCGGGTGGGGCGAGGGCTACCCGCACCTGACCTACTCCGCGAACGCCGACATGATCATGCCCTCGATCGCCGAGGAGATCGGGCTGGTCGGCATCATCGCCGTGCTGCTCATGTACGTGCTGCTCGCGCAGCGCGGCCTGCGCACCGCGATCGGGATCCGCGACGGCTTCGGCAAGCTCCTCGCCAGCGGCCTGGCGTTCATCGTGGCGCTGCAGTGCTTCATCGTGGTCGGCGGCGCCACCCGCGTCATCCCGCTGTCGGGCCTGACCATGCCGTTCCTCGCCGCCGGCGGCTCCTCGCTGCTGGCCAACTGGATCATCCTGGCGCTGCTGCTGCGGCTGTCCGACGGCGCGCGCCGCCCGGGCTCCGTCGTCGAGCAGGCGCCGATCGCCGTCGTGCCCGCCGCGCGCATCCCCGCCGCCGCGCGCACCGGGAGCCCCGGGGACACGACCCCCAGCGACGCGACGGAGGTGAGGGAGGCGTGA
- a CDS encoding PP2C family protein-serine/threonine phosphatase has protein sequence MTLAFRYAARSDVGLIRSTNQDSGYAGPHLLVLADGMGGPAGGDIASSIAIAHLAPLDGESHTGDMLTLLRDAVVEAHSELRQRALDKPELAGLGTTLIAALRTGKKLALVHIGDSRAYLVRGEEVTRLTTDHTYVQHLVDAGQLDPEEAENHPHRSVILRVLGDHDLGVDLDESVRELHAGERFLLCSDGVSSFVSHDTIVETLTGVRDPGECADQLVDLALRAGGPDNITAVVADVVELDELPDGAAPDTSPQVVGSAASQWQRPTRGATGAAGRAAALTAAASTSTEEEDDATPDAKRARKTGAEDDGEPRPRRRRTRVLVISLVVALVLAAAGVSGYRWTQTQHYVAASGEFVAVYRGIPQELGPLRLSSVVDTTDLRVDELPQFAQDRLAQGITPESGSLADAEELVESLRAQSTREDADDGGAGGTDDGGAGGTDAPTDPAAPTSPAAPTDPAQAPAPTEGATS, from the coding sequence GTGACCCTCGCCTTCCGCTACGCGGCGCGCTCCGACGTCGGGCTCATCCGCTCGACCAACCAGGACTCGGGCTACGCCGGTCCGCACCTGCTGGTGCTCGCGGACGGCATGGGCGGACCGGCCGGCGGCGACATCGCCTCCTCCATCGCGATCGCCCACCTGGCCCCGCTCGACGGGGAGTCGCACACGGGCGACATGCTCACGCTGCTGCGCGACGCCGTCGTGGAGGCGCACAGCGAGCTCCGCCAGCGTGCACTCGACAAGCCCGAGCTCGCCGGGCTCGGCACCACCCTCATCGCCGCGCTGCGCACCGGCAAGAAGCTCGCCCTCGTGCACATCGGCGACTCTCGCGCCTACCTCGTGCGGGGCGAGGAGGTCACGCGCCTCACGACCGACCACACCTACGTGCAGCACCTCGTGGACGCGGGCCAGCTCGACCCCGAGGAGGCCGAGAACCACCCGCACCGCTCGGTGATCCTGCGGGTCCTCGGCGACCACGACCTCGGCGTCGACCTCGACGAGTCCGTGCGCGAGCTGCACGCCGGCGAGCGGTTCCTGCTGTGCTCCGACGGCGTCTCCTCCTTCGTCAGCCACGACACGATCGTCGAGACGCTCACCGGCGTGCGCGACCCCGGCGAGTGCGCGGACCAGCTCGTGGACCTCGCACTGCGCGCCGGGGGCCCGGACAACATCACCGCCGTCGTCGCCGACGTCGTCGAGCTGGACGAGCTGCCCGACGGCGCCGCCCCCGACACCTCCCCGCAGGTCGTCGGATCGGCTGCGTCGCAGTGGCAGCGGCCCACCCGCGGCGCGACGGGCGCGGCCGGACGCGCCGCCGCGCTGACGGCCGCGGCGTCGACGTCGACGGAGGAGGAGGACGACGCGACCCCCGACGCGAAGCGCGCCCGGAAGACGGGCGCGGAGGACGACGGCGAGCCCCGCCCCCGCCGTCGTCGCACCCGCGTCCTGGTCATCTCCCTGGTGGTCGCCCTGGTGCTGGCCGCCGCGGGCGTCTCGGGCTACCGGTGGACGCAGACGCAGCACTACGTCGCCGCCTCCGGCGAGTTCGTCGCGGTCTACCGCGGCATCCCGCAGGAGCTCGGACCGCTGCGGCTGAGCAGCGTCGTGGACACCACCGACCTGCGCGTGGACGAGCTGCCGCAGTTCGCCCAGGACCGCCTGGCGCAGGGCATCACGCCCGAGAGCGGGTCGCTGGCGGACGCCGAGGAACTCGTGGAGAGCCTGCGGGCCCAGAGCACGCGCGAGGACGCCGACGACGGCGGCGCCGGGGGCACCGACGACGGCGGCGCCGGGGGCACCGACGCGCCCACCGATCCGGCCGCCCCGACTTCTCCCGCCGCCCCGACCGACCCCGCGCAGGCGCCCGCGCCGACCGAGGGCGCCACCTCCTGA
- a CDS encoding FHA domain-containing protein FhaB/FipA: MSELVLTLLRLSFLALLWLTILWCLRTLRGDIYGTRVGARAGGRRRVGRSGAAPRDSRDQRDDGASAGGGGAPRSAPVTLVVRAGPLAGTTLNLRSSAVLIGRAPSCTLVLDDDYTSGRHARIFPHDGRWFVEDLGSTNGTWLGEHRVGDPEPLEIGRQLKVGQTLVELRR, encoded by the coding sequence GTGAGCGAACTCGTCCTCACCCTCCTGCGGCTGTCGTTCCTCGCCCTGCTGTGGCTCACGATCCTGTGGTGCCTGCGCACCCTGCGCGGTGACATCTACGGCACGCGCGTCGGTGCGCGCGCGGGCGGTCGCCGTCGCGTCGGCCGATCGGGAGCCGCTCCCCGGGACTCGAGGGACCAGCGCGACGACGGCGCTTCCGCGGGCGGCGGCGGTGCGCCCCGCTCGGCCCCCGTCACTCTCGTCGTGCGCGCGGGACCGCTCGCCGGCACCACGCTGAACCTGCGCTCGTCGGCCGTCCTCATCGGGCGTGCGCCGTCGTGCACCCTCGTGCTCGACGACGACTACACCTCCGGCCGGCACGCCCGGATCTTCCCGCACGACGGCCGCTGGTTCGTCGAGGACCTCGGCTCCACCAACGGCACGTGGCTCGGCGAGCACCGCGTCGGAGATCCCGAGCCGCTCGAGATCGGCCGCCAGCTGAAGGTCGGCCAGACGCTCGTCGAGCTGCGGAGGTAG
- a CDS encoding FhaA domain-containing protein, translating into MGVLDRFEKGVERVVSSAFAKAFRSEVKPVEIASAIRKDMDQRAAAFSRGRTVVPNTFEVELGESDHERVVEWGEDALADEIIAAAAEHAREQGFSLVGPLAVTFAAKPDLETGRFRVHSSTVRSGADQRQQGQHSQPDGAAQPQAWTGTVPEPPRHPLIDIDGKRYLLTGEATVLGRGTESDIVVDDTGVSRRHLEIRRTARGVVVTDLGSTNGTFVEGNRISAATLVDGNTITLGRTRLLYYSGEGAQE; encoded by the coding sequence ATGGGCGTTCTCGACCGCTTCGAGAAGGGCGTCGAGCGCGTGGTGAGCTCGGCCTTCGCGAAGGCGTTCCGCTCCGAGGTCAAGCCCGTGGAGATCGCGAGCGCCATCCGCAAGGACATGGACCAGCGCGCGGCGGCGTTCTCCCGGGGCCGCACCGTCGTGCCGAACACCTTCGAGGTCGAGCTCGGCGAGAGCGACCACGAGCGCGTCGTCGAGTGGGGCGAGGACGCCCTGGCCGACGAGATCATCGCCGCCGCCGCCGAGCACGCCCGCGAGCAGGGCTTCTCCCTCGTCGGGCCGCTCGCCGTCACCTTCGCCGCGAAGCCCGACCTCGAGACCGGCCGCTTCCGCGTCCACTCCTCCACCGTCCGCTCGGGCGCCGACCAGCGCCAGCAGGGGCAGCACAGCCAGCCCGACGGCGCGGCGCAGCCCCAGGCCTGGACCGGCACCGTCCCCGAGCCGCCCCGCCACCCGCTCATCGACATCGACGGCAAGCGCTACCTCCTGACCGGCGAGGCCACCGTGCTGGGCCGCGGCACCGAGTCCGACATCGTCGTGGACGACACGGGCGTCTCGCGCCGCCACCTGGAGATCCGGCGGACGGCGCGCGGCGTCGTCGTGACCGACCTCGGCTCGACCAACGGCACGTTCGTCGAGGGCAACCGCATCTCGGCGGCGACCCTCGTGGACGGCAACACCATCACCCTCGGCCGCACCCGGTTGCTGTACTACTCCGGTGAGGGCGCGCAGGAGTGA